The genomic window ATCACTCGGACGAGCGATGGCGCCCGTCGGCCTCCTGTCACTCCTTCAGGGCATCAGGCGCGCGGCACCAGCTGCAGGGCCCGCCCTTCGTCGTCACGCACGACGTCCAGCACGGCGGTGGCGGCATGGCGGCCCAGTCGGCCGGAGCAGCGATGTGGAAGATCACGGAACCCTTATAGCGTCTGCCGACCGGGCCGCCGTGCCGTCGCAGGTGCGGGCCGGCCGCTCCGACGGCGGGCGGAGTCACCGCTCCGGCGGGCGGTCCGGAAAATCGCTTCACCCGTGCTCGCCTCGTTCGGTACGGTCGAGGGATTGTCTTCAGTGCCGGGGAGCCTGCGAGTTCGCGTTGGTGCGCCCGGCAGTTCCCAGGCTGAGAGCAGGTTTCTCCATGGCGTGTCGTATCGGTGAGCTCGTCCTCGGTTGCCGCGAACCCGAGGTGCTGGCGCGGTTCTGGTGCGAGGTCCTGGACTTCGTCGTCCTCGGTCGCGAGGACGACGGCTCCATGGAGATCGGCCCGCGCGAAGGGTTCGGCGGTCCGCAGCCGACGATCTTCCTCAGCCGCAGGGACGAGCCGGAGAAGGGGAAGTCCCGGCTGCACATCGACGTCAACCCCACCGACCGCGACCAGGACGCCGAGCTCGAACGCCTCCTGGCGCTCGGTGCGCGCCCGGCCGAGATCGGCCAGACCGGGGACGAGCAGTGGCACGTCCTGGTCGACCCCGAGGGCAATGAGTTCTGCCTGCTCAGGGCCCGCCTCAACCCGCTCTGACCGCTCAACCCGCGCCGACTGCTCCGACCGCTCCGATGCTCATCGGCGGCGGGTTCGTCGACCAGGACGAACCCGCCGCCGGCCACTCCCGCCGACCGGCTCCACGCCTCAGCAGCCGCGCACGGCAGCGAGGCACTCGTCGTACAGGTCCATGATGTCGCCCTGGTCGTCCTGGTCGACCCAGGTCATCGACGCGGCGTCCAGGCAGGCGAAGGCCGTCGCGATCACTGCGCGGACCTTCGCGTCCGCACTGCCGCCGGCTACATCACCGGCGACAACCTCACCGTCTCCGGCGGCATCGGCGTGCACACCCGCCCCTGACGAACGGTCACGCGCCCAGCCCCGACCGGCCCGGTCCGGCGGCGTCGGCGAGCCGGTAGAGCTGGATGCCGCTGCACTCCTTGACCAGGCGGTAGCCCAGCGACGGCAGTTGGGGCAGGCGGGAGATCTCCCAGGCGAAGACGGGGATGCCGCCGTGCGCAGGGTCGCTGACCAGCAGCCACTCGGGCCTGGTCCCGCTGTCCAGGGCCGTCGGGAACCGGTAGACGGTGGCACGGTCGGTGAGCTGGGGTGCCAGGAAGTTGATGACGGCGATCCGCGCGCCGTCGGGGACGGCGGCCATCACCTCGCGGGCCGGGGCGGCCCACGGGCTGGGCTTCCAGGCGGGACCGGTCAGATCGCTCAACGGCAGGCCCGGGGCCGAAAGGAGGCTCACGGCCACGCTCACCGCGACCGCGTTCCCGATCAGCCGCGGCTGCACCAGCCGGCGCTCGCGCAGCCTGCCCAGTGCGTCCGCGAAGGCCAGGAAGACGATCGGCATCAGGACCGCGCTGTAGTGGAACTCCTGCCCCCAGAACGCCGGGTTGGTCGACCAGAACCGCCAGGCCAGCGTGGGGAGCACGAGCAGGACCAGCGGCGAGCGCAGCGCCAGGAACGCGGTCGGGGCGAACAGGGCGATCAGCGTCTCGCCCTTCACCTGCGGAAGCAGCAGCCGCGCGAGCGGGCCGTCCGCGTCCGGGGAGGCGGAGCCGAAGTAGTCGTACCGGCCATGGGGGTTGAGGGCCGGGATGAGGACCAGCACGATCAGCAGCCCCGACAGGATCCCGAAGCACACCACCCCCGCCCCCAGCCTGCGGCGGCCGTTCAGCAGGATGTACAGGCCGATCGCGACCACGGTCAGCGGCAGATCCTCCTTGACCAGGACCAGCGGGAGCGCGTACGCGGTGGCGGCGCGCCACTGCCGTCGTGCCAGGCGTTCCAGGCAGAAGGCCAGCAGCGGGACCGCGAAGGCGATTTCGTGGAAGTCGAAGGCAACAGCCTTCTGCAGTCCCCAGGACAGCCCGTAGGCGAGGCCGATCCCGGCGCCGAGCAGGGGTGTGGTGGTGCGGATCGCCAGCCGGGTCACCGGCACGACGGAGACCGCGAAGAGCGCGGCCTGGGCGATGAGCAGGGTCAGCGGGGACGGGAAGAGCCGGTAGAACGGGGCGAGGGTGACCAGGATCGGGTGGAAGTGGTCGCCCAGCAGGTTGTCGCCCGCACCCTTCAGTTCCGAGACGGGGGCGCGCAGTTCGCTGTAGGCCCGCACGGCCTGCTCGAAGATGCCCAGGTCGTAGCCGGTGGAGCGGAGCTGGAGGTGCTTGGTGACGGACAGCGCGGCGTAGGCCGCGAAGAAGAGCGCGGCCAGCAGGTACGGGGCCCCGCTGCGGTACCTGCGGCTCGTCGGGGCGTTCGGCGGCGCGGGTTCCCGCTGCCGGTGCGGACGCGGACGGGACAGGACGAGGGACACGGGCACTCCAGCCGGGCGGGGACGAAGGGAGTGCCCACCATCGGGCGCGAAGGATTAAGCGATGATGAATCCGGATGAAGTGATCTTCATCCGCCGAACCACGGCCACAAGGCAGGATGACCGGCATGCGCGTACTGGTGGTCGAGGACGACAAGCGGATCTCCGCGGTGCTCCGCCGCGGGCTGGAGGCCGAGGGCTACGCGGTCGACGTGTGCCACGACGGCCGGGACGGTCTGTGGATGGCCCGGCAGCAGCCCTATCAGGCGATCATTCTGGACATCATGCTCCCCGGCCTGGACGGCTACCGGGTCTGCGACCAACTGCGCCGGGAGGACAACCGCACCCCGATCCTGATGCTCACCGCCAAGAGCGGGGAGTACGACGAGGCCGAGGCACTGGACACGGGCGCGGACGACTTCCTGGCCAAGCCGTTCTCGTACGTCGTCCTGCTGGCCCGGCTGCGGGCCCTGATCCGCCGCGGCGGCCCGGTGCGCCAGGCCGCCGTCCGGATCGGCGACCTCCACCTCGACCCGGCCACCCGTCGCTGCCGCCGAGGCGGCAGCGACATCGAGCTGACGGCCAAGGAGTTCGCCCTCCTCGCCCACCTCGGGCTGCGGGCGGGCGACGTGGTGAGCCGCACCGAGTTGCTGGAGCAGGTCTGGGACGCCAATCAGCAGGGCGGCAGCAACGTGGTCGACGTCCACATCAGCGCCCTGCGCCGCAAGATCGACACACCGTTCGGCCGGTCCACCATCCAGACCGTGCGCGGCGCCGGGTACCGACTGGCCGACGATGACCAGTAGCCGCCTGCCGATCCGGCTGCGCGCCGCCCTGGCCGCAGCCCTCGCCGCCGCGCTGGCCTTCAGCGCCGGCGCGTGGTGGCTGCGCCACGAGCTGTACGCCTCGAAGCTGGCCGCTGCCCTCAACCAGGCGGAGGCGGACCTGAACACGATCGAGTCCCGCTACAGCGGCCGCGGCGTCCCCAGCTACTTCCAGGACCGCGAGACCTGGGTGATCGTCGACCCCGAGGGACGCCTCGTCGCAGGCGCACCGGAGCTGACCCCCTTCGTGCCCGATCCCCTGTGCCCGTCCCTGCCGAACACTCCGCCGGTCGCACGGACGACCGTGCACCTGGGCCCCGTCGCCGACAGCGCCCCGCCCGGCAGCCGGCGCCTGGCGGGCCACGACTTCACCCTGTTCACCGGCTCCTTCGAGGGCCCCGGCCAGGCTGACGACGGCGGCCCCGCCCCCACCGTGACCCTGACCCTGCACCTCCTGGTCACCCCCTGGGAGGCCGAACAGGCCGTCGCGGACGTCGACCGCGTGCTGTACGGCGGCATCCCCGCAGCCGTCCTGCTGGTCGCCCTGATCGTCTGGGCCACCACCGCCCGGGCCCTGCGCCCGGTGGAGGGCATCCAGCAGCGCCTTCGCGCCATCACCGCCCGCGACTTGAGCCTGCGGGTGCCCGTCCCGCCCCGCCGCGACGAGATAGCCCGGCTGGCCGCCACCACCAACGACACCCTGGACCGGCTGGAGCAGGCCGTCGAACAGCAACGGCGGTTCACCGCCGACGCGTCCCACGAACTGCGCACGCCCCTCGCCGCCCTGCGCGCCGATCTCGAAGTGGCCCTGCACTACCCCGACCACACCGACTGGCCCAGCGTCGTCCGCGACACCCTCGCCGACGCCGAACGCCTCCAGCAGCTCACCGAGGACCTGCTGCTGCTCGCCGGGCTCGACAACCACGGCGCACCGCCCGCTCAACGCGTGGAGCTGAACGCCCTGGCCCACAACGCGGCCACCCGGGCACGCCGGCACGCTCCCGCCGCGGTCCGGGTCGACTGCCGCACGGGCGAGGACATCGCCGTCCACGGCGATGCGCGGCAGCTGGAACGCCTGCTGCGCAACCTCCTCGACAACGCCGTGCGCCACGCCCGCAGCAGCGTCACCCTGACCGTCGGCGCGCGCGGGTCCGCTGTCCTGCTGGAGGTCCGCGACGACGGCACGGGCGTGCCGCCCGAAGAGCACGAGCGGATCTTCGAGCGGTTCGCCCGCCTCGACTCCTCCCGCACCCGCGACGACGGCGGCACCGGTCTCGGCCTGGCCATCGCCCGCGAGATCGCCCACCGCCACGGCGGCACCCTGCGTCTCGACGGCACCGTCTCCCCCGGCGCCCGCTTCATCGCCGAACTCCCCCGGGAGCCGTCGCGGTAGGTGCCGCACGCCGGTGACGGCGACGGCCACGGCCACGGCCACGGCCACGGCCACGGCCACGGCCACGGTGACGGTGCGTCGGGCCCTGACCGACCGTCCGGACGGGTATTCAGCCGCCTGCGGCAGGGCTCGTTTTCGCCTCGCCCGAACGGAGTGTACGTACCCGATCCATGACCATTGCCAGGGATAACAATAACGTAACCAAGTGCTTCTCTTTACCAGCTCTTTACTGTCACTTGTCCGCATTTGTCAGGTTACGTCGCATGCCCGTGCTGCTTAGGCTCCAACCGTTCAGTCGCCAATCAGGCGATGTGTCAAGGAGTATGAATGCACGAGCAGATACCCGTGCCCCGCCGCCGGGGCCGGGTCACCGGCGCGCGACCACTGGGCGCGGTACTGGCCTTCGCAGTGACGACCTCGCTGCTCGCGGGGGCCGGGGACGCCTTCGCCGCACCGACCGCGCCCGGCGCCGACCGCGCGGCCCGGCCGACGGCCGGCACCGCCGCCGACCTGCCGTCCGCCAGGATCGCCGCACGGCTGGGAAAGCAGCGGGTCGAGGCCCTGTCCGAGCGCACCGAGTCGTCCACCACCTGGGCGAATCCGGACGGCTCGCTGACCACGGACTTCGCCGCCGGTCCCGTCCGCTTCCAGCGCGACGGCGCCTGGGTCGACGTCGACCTCGATCTGAAGACCGCCGCCGACGGCACGGTGGCACCGCAGGCGCACCCCGGTGGCCTCAAACTCGCCGGCCCCGGCGGCGTGCTGGCCGACTCGCTCGCCCAGTCGCAGGCGGGCGGGGCCGAGCCGCACACGCTGGTCACGCTCGGCTCGGGCGAGCAGCGGGTCGAGCTCCAGTGGCAGGGCGGCCTGCCCAAGCCCGTGCTCGACGGGACCAGGGCGACCTACCCGGACGCGATCGGTGACGGCTCGGCCGACCTGGTGGTGGAGGCCACCCGGACCGGCTTCGAGCAGTTCGTGACGCTCAAGCAGCGCCCCGCGGCCGCCGGCTACGCGTACACCATGCCGCTGCGGGCCAAGGGGCTCAAGGCCGAGGCCCAGCCGGACGGTTCGGTGCTCTTCACCGACGCGGTCACCGGTGCCGGGCGGGCCGTGCTGCCCGCGCCGGTGATGTGGGACGCGAGCACGGTGGCGGGCTCCAGCGAGCACCCGCACCAGGCGAAGGTGGACCTGAAGGTCGTCCAGCACGGCGACCTGATCGACCTGCGCTTCACCCCCGACACCGCCTTCCTCGCCGACCCCGCGACCCAGTACCCGGTGACCGTCGACCCCTCGACCGCGGCGCTGGGCAACGTCTTCGACACCCGCGTGCAGCAGGGCGAGAAGGTGGACTGGTCCGCCGACACCGAGCTCTACTGGGGCAACTCCGGCACCAAGAACGCCGACGGCTCCACCCGCCAGGCCCGCTCGTTCATCAACTGGAACACCGCGCCGATCTCGGACGCGCTGGTCTCCAAGGCGACCCTGTCGCTCTACAACTTCCACTCCGGCAACAGCGACTGCCTCGCCTACCCCTGGGACATCTACGACACCGGCCTTGCCTCCACCGCCTCCCGGTGGACGGCGCAGCCGAGTTGGAACGCCAAGAAGGCCACCTCCACCGAGACCAAGGGCCGTGACGCCTGCGGGGGCGACGGCTGGATCAACGCCGACGTCACCAACCTGGTGCAGACCTGGGCCTCGGCCAAGAACGCGACCTCCGGCATGGGCCTGCGGGCCCCGGACGAGAGCAGCACGAAGTACTGGAAGGAGGTGAACTCCGCCAACGCCGCGACGAACGTGCCCAAGCTGACGGTCACCTACAACTACCGGCCGCGCACCGGCACCGACCAGCAGGCCGGCTCCCCGTTCTACAAGGACCAGCAGGGCACCTGGTGGGTCAACTCGACCACGCCCACGCTGCGCGACACCTTCATCGACCCGAACAACGACAAGGTCGACGGCACCTTCCAGATCTTCGACGCCGCGAGCGACACGCAGGTCGGCAACGTGCTGGTCTCGCCGTACGTGCCCAGCGGCCAACCGGCCTCGGTGACCGTGCCGGCCGGGGTGCTGGCCAACGGCAGGACCTACCGGTTCCGCACCTCGCCGTACGACGGCACCAACTACAACAACGCCTGGTCCCCCTGGGCGACGTTCACCGTCGACGCCTCCGCCCCCTCCGCACCCGCCTCGATCACCTCCACCGACTACCCGTCGGGCCGCTGGGTGAAGGGCGCCGGTCAGAGCGGGGTCTTCACCGTCGTACCTCCGACGGGCGACCAGAACGCCCTGGAGTGGTCGCTGGACGGCACCACCTGGACCAAGGTCGCGACCGGCGGCTCGACCGCGCCGGTCAACCTCACCGTCACCCCCGCCAAGGGCGGCGGCAACACCCTGCGGGTGCGGGCCACCGACCGGGCGGAGAACAAGTCGGAGCCGATCAGCTACGCCTTCCAGGTCGGCGCCGGCGCGGTGACCGTGCCGAACGACGGCACCCGCACCGCCGCCCGCGTCCCGCTCGCCGCCGAGACCGACCCGGGCGCGTACAACGCGGTCGGCTACTCCTGGCGCCGCTCGGACGCCGACCCCTGGACGCCGCTGCCCGTCGCTGACGTCAGCAACAACGGTTCACCGGTGAGCAGTTGGCCCCTCCCGCTGACGAACGGCAAGAGTCCCGCGCTGAGCTGGAACGCCGCGGCCACCGTCAGCCCCGACGGCACGGTGCAGCTCCGGGCGGACTTCACCGGCCCGGGCGGCGCGGCCACCTCCTCCGAGGCCGTCAAGGTGATCGTCGACCGCAAGGCGCAGGGTGCGGCCACCCGGGACATCGGCCCCGGCACGCTCAACCTGCTCACCGGTGACCTGACGGTCTCCGCCACCGACGTCTCGATGTTCGAGATGAGCGTGGGCCGCACCCACTCCTCGCGCGATCCGAACGCGGCCAGGAACCGGGAGGGCCAGGCACCGATCTTCGGCCCGCACTGGGTCTCCGGGATCTCCGCCGACGCCGCCGAGTCGGACTACACCGAGGTCCGGCAGACCTCCGCCAGCTCGCTCGACGTGGTCTCCTCCGACGGCGAGGCCGTCTCGTTCACCGCCGGCGCCGCGCCCGACAGCTGGACCCCCGAGCCCGGCAACGAGCAGCTCACCCTGCGCGGTGCCTTCGCCGCCGGGGAGTTCACCCTCTCCGACACCAACGGCACCGTGACCACCTTCGCCAAGGTGGACCCGAGCGCGGCCACCTGGACCGTCTCCTCCAGCCTGCTGCACGGCCTGGCGAACACCACGACCACGGTGGTCTCGGAGAAGGTCACGACCGGCGGCAGGACGCTGGCCCGGCCGAAGCTGGTGATCGCCCCCACCTCGGCGGTCTCCGCCGCCGCCTGCGCGGCGGACCCGGGCACCAAGGGCTGCCGCGTCCTGCAGTTCGGCTACGCCGGCGCCACCACGGCCACCGGCACCGCCACCGGCGACCAGTTCGGCGACTACGCGGGCCAGTTGAGCACCATCAAGCTCTGGGCCACCGCCCCGGGCGCGGGCGCCGCGACCGCCACCGACGTCGCCACCTACCGCTACGACGCCAACGGCTGGCTGCGCCAGACCTGGGACCCGCGCCTGGGACAGGCCGCGCAGACCCAGTACACCTACTCCCAGCAGGCCGGCGAGGAGGGCCTGCTCACCTCCGTGCAGAAGAACGGGCAGATCGCGAGCAACCTCGCCTACGGCACCGTCACCGGCACCGCGGCGGCCGGGCCCGGCATGCTGACCAAGGTCTGGCACGACACGCTGGCCCCCGGCAGCGCCGACAAGGTCGACGGCACGGCCACCAGCACCGTGGTCTACAACGTCCCCACCAGTGGGGACAAGGCACCTGAGGACCTGTCGGCCGCCGCGGCCGGCACCTGGGGCCAGAGCGACCTGCCGACCGACGCGACCGCGGTCTTCCCCGCCGACCGGATCCCCGTCTCCAACAACGGCGCGGACCTGACCGCGGCCGACTACGCCCGCGCCACCGTCAGCTACCTCAATGCCTCGGGCCTGCTGGTCAACGAGGCCTCCCCCGGCCACCGGATCACCACCTCCGAGTACGACCGCTACGGCCACCAGACGCGTTCGCTCGGCGCCGCCAACCGCGAGCTCGCGCTCGGTGCGAGCGATGCCGCCAAGGCCCAGCTCGCCGACCTCGGGCTGAACGGCCTCGCCCCGGGCGAGCGGGCCCAGCTGCTCTCGCAGAGCACCGTCTACAGCGCCGACGGGCAGCGCGAGACCGACTCCTACGGCCCGCTGCACCGGGTGACCCTGACGGCCGACGCCGTCGTGGGCGGCACCGCGGTGGCCAAGGCCGGCACCCAGGTGGTCTCCCGCACGCACGTCGCCCGCAGCTACGACGAGGGCCGGCCCACCGACGGCTCCGCCAAGGTGAAGGACCAGGTCACCACCACCGTCTCCGGCGGCTGGCTGCGGTCCTGGCCGGAGCTGTTCGTCGAGACCCGCACCGACCGGAGCGTCTTCGACTGGACGCTCGGCGTGGCGACCGAGCAGATCAAGGACGCCGGCGGCCTCGCGCTGACCACCAAGGTCGGCCACGACAGCCAGGGCCGGTCCGTCTCCACCTCGCTGCCCGCGTCCAACGGCTCGGACGCCGGCACGGTCAACACCACCTTCTACACCGCCACCGGCACCGGTCCCTGCGCGGGCCGGCCCGAGTGGGCCGACCTGGTGTGCCGCAGCGCACCGGCCGGCGACATCACCGGCGGCGGCGCCAACCCCGCCCAGCAGACCACCAAGACCGTCGAGTACGGCCTGTTCGGCCAGCTGGCGAAGAGCGAGGAGAGCGCGAACGGCGTCACCCGCACCACCACCATCACCAGCGACGCCGCCGGCCGGCCGCTGACCACCACCGTCTCGGGCGGCGTCGGCGCCGCCGTCCCCACCACCACCAACACCTACCACCCCGCCACCGGCACGGTGACCCGTCAGGAGTCCGCCACCGGCGGGACCATCACCAAGGGCTACGACAGCCTCGGCCGGCTGATCTCCTACACCGACGCGGACGGCGGCACCACCACCACCGAGTACGACGCGCTCGACCGCCCGACCAAGGTCACCGACAGCAGCCCCTCGACGACCACCTTCGGCTACGACACCTCGGTGGACCCGCGCGGCCTGCTGACCTCGGCGACCGACTCGGTGGCCGGCACCTTCGGCGCCCGCTACGACGCCGACGGGGACCTCGTCACCCAGACCCTGCCCGGCGGTTACACCATGACCGACCAGCAGGACCCCAACGGCACCCCCACCTCGCGCAGCTACACCCGCGGCAGCGACGGCGCGGTGGTGGTCGCCGACCACATCACCGAGACCGTCCAGGGCCAGTGGGCCACCCACACCGGCACCCCCGGGATCACGGCCTCCCAGGTGTTCGGCTACGACCAGGCCGGCCGGCTCACCCGGGTGCAGGACACCTCGGTGGACGCCGTCTGCACCACCCGCTCGTACGCCTTCGACCGCAACAGCAACCGCACCGCGCTGGCCACCGCCACCGCGCCGCGCGGCCAGGAGTGCGGCACCGACGGGGCCACCACCCAGACCAGCAGCTACGACAGCGCGGACCGGATCACCAACGCCGGCTACGCCTACGACGCGTTCGGCCGCACCACCGCACTGCCCGGCAGCACGCTGGGCCACTACAGCACCGACCTGGTGCAGCAGCAGGTCAGCGGCGGCAACCGGCAGACCTGGGCGCTGGACTCCGCGATGCGCTTCCGCTCCTGGACCGTGGAGGCCAACCAGGGCGCGGCCTGGGCCGTGACCGCGGCCAAGACCAACCACTACGACGGTGACGGCGACAACCCGCGCTGGATCACCGAGGACGCCGCCGGCAACCTCACCCGCAACGTGGACGGTCTGAACGGAGGCCTGGCCGCCACCACCTCCAGGACCGGCAACACCGTGCTCCAACTCGCCAACCTGCACGGCGACATCACCCTCCAGCTGCCGCTGGACGGCGCGGTGGCACCCACCGTTCTCGACTTCGACGAGTACGGCCAGGCCCGCGCCGGGCAGCCGAACACCCGCTACGGGTGGATCGGCAGCAAGCAGCGCTCCAGCGAGACCCTGACCTCGCTGGCCCTGATGGGCGCCCGGCTCTACAACCCGGCCAGCGGCCGGTTCCTGTCCACCGACCCGGTCTACGGCGGCAACGCCAACCCGTACGACTACTGCAGCGGCGATCCGCTCACCTGCTACGACCTGACCGGACGCTGGGGCTGGCGCGGGCTGCTCAAGGCCGCCGTGACGGTGGGAGCCGTCGCCGGGGCGCTGGCCTGCGGTGCCTCCATCGTCTGCGGTGTCGCGGTCGCGGCCACCGCGGCAGCCGTCAGCTACACGGTCGGCAACGCCGGTACCAGCAACTGGAGCTGGAAGGGGCTGGCGACCAACACGGCCTTCGGCGCCGCCTCCGGTCTGGCCTTCGGCGGTGCAGCCCGCTGGGCCGGCAAGGAGGGCGTGCACGTGGCCTTCAAGGGTGTGCGGCGCTTCGGCGTAAGCTTCACCAAGAACAGCTCGGCGCGCGGGTCGAACTTCCACTGGAACACCACGATCAACGGCGCCAAGAAGTACGGCAACAACTTCCGGATCCACAGCCACCAGATCAAGGGCATGTCCCGCTGGAAGGCCGTGCACTACCACCACCGCGGCAGCGGCGGCATCAAGAACCACCGTCCGTGGCAGGGAAAGTGGTAGCGCCATGACCGATCCGCAGTATCCGATCATCGTCCTCGACGACGACCAGTGGCTCGACTCCTGCCGGTCCGACGATGAGCTCCAGCGCCTCGTCGAACCGGACTTCCTCGACGAGGACGTCGCCGGCGCCTTCGACGCCCTGGCCCGCCCCCTGCGGCTCACCGTCCACGACGGACGGATCGTCCCGCAGGTCGACGGCCCCGCCGACCCCGGCCGGCTCCAGGAGGAGACCGAGAAGTTCTTCCACCGCTGGACCTACGTCCAGGCCCCGCCCCGAACGGAGGACCTGGCCCGCTATCTGGCCGAGGTGACCGTCCTCGCCCGC from Kitasatospora sp. NBC_01250 includes these protein-coding regions:
- a CDS encoding VOC family protein, coding for MACRIGELVLGCREPEVLARFWCEVLDFVVLGREDDGSMEIGPREGFGGPQPTIFLSRRDEPEKGKSRLHIDVNPTDRDQDAELERLLALGARPAEIGQTGDEQWHVLVDPEGNEFCLLRARLNPL
- a CDS encoding DUF2079 domain-containing protein, which translates into the protein MSLVLSRPRPHRQREPAPPNAPTSRRYRSGAPYLLAALFFAAYAALSVTKHLQLRSTGYDLGIFEQAVRAYSELRAPVSELKGAGDNLLGDHFHPILVTLAPFYRLFPSPLTLLIAQAALFAVSVVPVTRLAIRTTTPLLGAGIGLAYGLSWGLQKAVAFDFHEIAFAVPLLAFCLERLARRQWRAATAYALPLVLVKEDLPLTVVAIGLYILLNGRRRLGAGVVCFGILSGLLIVLVLIPALNPHGRYDYFGSASPDADGPLARLLLPQVKGETLIALFAPTAFLALRSPLVLLVLPTLAWRFWSTNPAFWGQEFHYSAVLMPIVFLAFADALGRLRERRLVQPRLIGNAVAVSVAVSLLSAPGLPLSDLTGPAWKPSPWAAPAREVMAAVPDGARIAVINFLAPQLTDRATVYRFPTALDSGTRPEWLLVSDPAHGGIPVFAWEISRLPQLPSLGYRLVKECSGIQLYRLADAAGPGRSGLGA
- a CDS encoding response regulator transcription factor codes for the protein MRVLVVEDDKRISAVLRRGLEAEGYAVDVCHDGRDGLWMARQQPYQAIILDIMLPGLDGYRVCDQLRREDNRTPILMLTAKSGEYDEAEALDTGADDFLAKPFSYVVLLARLRALIRRGGPVRQAAVRIGDLHLDPATRRCRRGGSDIELTAKEFALLAHLGLRAGDVVSRTELLEQVWDANQQGGSNVVDVHISALRRKIDTPFGRSTIQTVRGAGYRLADDDQ
- a CDS encoding sensor histidine kinase, translated to MTSSRLPIRLRAALAAALAAALAFSAGAWWLRHELYASKLAAALNQAEADLNTIESRYSGRGVPSYFQDRETWVIVDPEGRLVAGAPELTPFVPDPLCPSLPNTPPVARTTVHLGPVADSAPPGSRRLAGHDFTLFTGSFEGPGQADDGGPAPTVTLTLHLLVTPWEAEQAVADVDRVLYGGIPAAVLLVALIVWATTARALRPVEGIQQRLRAITARDLSLRVPVPPRRDEIARLAATTNDTLDRLEQAVEQQRRFTADASHELRTPLAALRADLEVALHYPDHTDWPSVVRDTLADAERLQQLTEDLLLLAGLDNHGAPPAQRVELNALAHNAATRARRHAPAAVRVDCRTGEDIAVHGDARQLERLLRNLLDNAVRHARSSVTLTVGARGSAVLLEVRDDGTGVPPEEHERIFERFARLDSSRTRDDGGTGLGLAIAREIAHRHGGTLRLDGTVSPGARFIAELPREPSR
- a CDS encoding DNRLRE domain-containing protein — translated: MHEQIPVPRRRGRVTGARPLGAVLAFAVTTSLLAGAGDAFAAPTAPGADRAARPTAGTAADLPSARIAARLGKQRVEALSERTESSTTWANPDGSLTTDFAAGPVRFQRDGAWVDVDLDLKTAADGTVAPQAHPGGLKLAGPGGVLADSLAQSQAGGAEPHTLVTLGSGEQRVELQWQGGLPKPVLDGTRATYPDAIGDGSADLVVEATRTGFEQFVTLKQRPAAAGYAYTMPLRAKGLKAEAQPDGSVLFTDAVTGAGRAVLPAPVMWDASTVAGSSEHPHQAKVDLKVVQHGDLIDLRFTPDTAFLADPATQYPVTVDPSTAALGNVFDTRVQQGEKVDWSADTELYWGNSGTKNADGSTRQARSFINWNTAPISDALVSKATLSLYNFHSGNSDCLAYPWDIYDTGLASTASRWTAQPSWNAKKATSTETKGRDACGGDGWINADVTNLVQTWASAKNATSGMGLRAPDESSTKYWKEVNSANAATNVPKLTVTYNYRPRTGTDQQAGSPFYKDQQGTWWVNSTTPTLRDTFIDPNNDKVDGTFQIFDAASDTQVGNVLVSPYVPSGQPASVTVPAGVLANGRTYRFRTSPYDGTNYNNAWSPWATFTVDASAPSAPASITSTDYPSGRWVKGAGQSGVFTVVPPTGDQNALEWSLDGTTWTKVATGGSTAPVNLTVTPAKGGGNTLRVRATDRAENKSEPISYAFQVGAGAVTVPNDGTRTAARVPLAAETDPGAYNAVGYSWRRSDADPWTPLPVADVSNNGSPVSSWPLPLTNGKSPALSWNAAATVSPDGTVQLRADFTGPGGAATSSEAVKVIVDRKAQGAATRDIGPGTLNLLTGDLTVSATDVSMFEMSVGRTHSSRDPNAARNREGQAPIFGPHWVSGISADAAESDYTEVRQTSASSLDVVSSDGEAVSFTAGAAPDSWTPEPGNEQLTLRGAFAAGEFTLSDTNGTVTTFAKVDPSAATWTVSSSLLHGLANTTTTVVSEKVTTGGRTLARPKLVIAPTSAVSAAACAADPGTKGCRVLQFGYAGATTATGTATGDQFGDYAGQLSTIKLWATAPGAGAATATDVATYRYDANGWLRQTWDPRLGQAAQTQYTYSQQAGEEGLLTSVQKNGQIASNLAYGTVTGTAAAGPGMLTKVWHDTLAPGSADKVDGTATSTVVYNVPTSGDKAPEDLSAAAAGTWGQSDLPTDATAVFPADRIPVSNNGADLTAADYARATVSYLNASGLLVNEASPGHRITTSEYDRYGHQTRSLGAANRELALGASDAAKAQLADLGLNGLAPGERAQLLSQSTVYSADGQRETDSYGPLHRVTLTADAVVGGTAVAKAGTQVVSRTHVARSYDEGRPTDGSAKVKDQVTTTVSGGWLRSWPELFVETRTDRSVFDWTLGVATEQIKDAGGLALTTKVGHDSQGRSVSTSLPASNGSDAGTVNTTFYTATGTGPCAGRPEWADLVCRSAPAGDITGGGANPAQQTTKTVEYGLFGQLAKSEESANGVTRTTTITSDAAGRPLTTTVSGGVGAAVPTTTNTYHPATGTVTRQESATGGTITKGYDSLGRLISYTDADGGTTTTEYDALDRPTKVTDSSPSTTTFGYDTSVDPRGLLTSATDSVAGTFGARYDADGDLVTQTLPGGYTMTDQQDPNGTPTSRSYTRGSDGAVVVADHITETVQGQWATHTGTPGITASQVFGYDQAGRLTRVQDTSVDAVCTTRSYAFDRNSNRTALATATAPRGQECGTDGATTQTSSYDSADRITNAGYAYDAFGRTTALPGSTLGHYSTDLVQQQVSGGNRQTWALDSAMRFRSWTVEANQGAAWAVTAAKTNHYDGDGDNPRWITEDAAGNLTRNVDGLNGGLAATTSRTGNTVLQLANLHGDITLQLPLDGAVAPTVLDFDEYGQARAGQPNTRYGWIGSKQRSSETLTSLALMGARLYNPASGRFLSTDPVYGGNANPYDYCSGDPLTCYDLTGRWGWRGLLKAAVTVGAVAGALACGASIVCGVAVAATAAAVSYTVGNAGTSNWSWKGLATNTAFGAASGLAFGGAARWAGKEGVHVAFKGVRRFGVSFTKNSSARGSNFHWNTTINGAKKYGNNFRIHSHQIKGMSRWKAVHYHHRGSGGIKNHRPWQGKW